One window from the genome of Anolis sagrei isolate rAnoSag1 chromosome 4, rAnoSag1.mat, whole genome shotgun sequence encodes:
- the CSDE1 gene encoding cold shock domain-containing protein E1 isoform X4 produces the protein MASTWKEFVEFSMPSSPPTAYVSANLGNASPVGLNLSPYGQSMSFDPNLLHNNGHNGYPNGTSAGLRETGVIEKLLTSYGFIQCSERQARLFFHCSQYNGNLQELKVGDDVEFEVSSDRRTGKPIAIKLVKIKTETLPEERINGQVVCAVPHNLESKSPAAPGQSPTGSVCYERNGEVFYLTYTPEDVEGNVQLETGDKINFIIDTNKHTGAVSARNIMLLKKKQARCQGVVCAMKEAFGFIERGDVVKEIFFHYSEFKGDLEALQPGDDVEFTIKDRNGKEVATDVRLLPQGTVIFEDISIEHFEGTVTKVIPKVPNKNQNDPLPGRIKVDFVIPKELPFGDKDTKSKVTLLEGDHVRFNISTDRRDKLERATNIEVLPNTFQFTSEAREMGVIAAMRDGFGFIKCVDRDARMFFHFSEILDGNQLHISDEVEFTVVPDMLSAQRNHAIRIKKLPKGTVSFHTQSDHRFVGTIEKEATSAKSTSPNKGKEKEAEEGIIAYEDCGEKLTIPYQAKDVEGSTSPQIGDKVEFTVCEVKRTGLQTATSVRMLGRNYTSKRLLGYVATLKDNFGFIETANHDKEIFFHYSEFCGDIDSLELGDMVEYSLSKGKGNKVSAEKVNKTHAVNGITDEADPTVYTGKVIRPLRSVDPTQTEYQGMIEVMEDGEMKGEVYPFGIVGMANKGDCLQKGETVKFQLCILGQNAQTMACNITPFRRATVECVKDQFGFINYEVGDSKKLFFHVKEVQDGVELQAGDEVEFSVILNQRTGKCSACNVWRVSEGAKAVAAPRPDRLVNRLKSINLDDASAPRLTVLRQPRGPDNSKGFGAERKIRQAGVID, from the exons ATGGCAAGCACCTGGAAAGAATTTGTTGAATTTTCCATGCCGTCTTCTCCCCCTACTGCATACGTTAGTGCCAACCTGGGCAATGCATCTCCAGTCGGACTGAATTTATCACCTTATGGCCAATCA ATGAGCTTTGATCCAAACCTTCTCCATAACAATGGACACAACGGGTACCCCAATGGTACTTCTGCAGGACTGCGTGAAACTGGGGTTATTGAAAAACTGCTGACCTCCTATGGATTCATTCAGTGTTCAGAACGCCAAGCTAGACTGTTCTTCCACTGTTCACAGTATAATGGCAACCTACAGGAGCTTAAAGTAGGAG ATGATGTTGAATTTGAAGTATCTTCTGACCGGCGAACTGGAAAACCAATTGCTATTAAATTGGTGAAGATAAAAACAGAAACATTACCTGAAGAGCGAATAAATGGACAA GTTGTGTGTGCTGTTCCTCACAACTTAGAGAGTAAGTCTCCAGCTGCCCCGGGTCAGAGTCCAACAGGGAGTGTATGCTACGAACGTAATGGG GAAGTGTTCTACTTAACTTATACCCCTGAAGATGTTGAAGGAAACGTTCAGCTGGAAACTGGagataaaataaattttattattgatACAAATAAACA TACTGGTGCTGTAAGTGCTCGTAACATTATGCTCTTGAAAAAGAAACAAGCTCGGTGTCAAGGAGTAGTTTGTGCCATGAAA GAAGCCTTTGGATTCATTGAACGGGGTGATGTTGTAAAAGAGATATTCTTTCACTATAGTGAATTTAAAGGTGACCTAGAAGCCTTACAGCCTGGAGATGATGTGGAGTTCACAATCAAAGACAGAAAT GGTAAAGAAGTTGCAACTGATGTAAGACTTTTGCCTCAAGGAACTGTTATTTTTGAAGATATCAGCATTGAACATTTTGAGGGAACAGTAACCAAAGTAATTCCGAAAGTACCCAACAAAAATCAG AATGATCCCCTGCCTGGCCGTATAAAAGTTGACTTCGTTATTCCAAAAGAGCTTCCATTTGGAGATAAAGATACAAAATCAAAGGTGACGCTGTTGGAAGGTGACCATGTTAGATTCAACATCTCAACAGATAGGCGTGACAAATTGGAAAGAGCCACTAAtattgaagttcttcctaatacttTCCAATTTACTAGCGAGGCTAGAGAAATG GGTGTGATTGCCGCAATGAGAGATGGCTTTGGTTTTATTAAATGTGTTGATAGAGAtgcccgcatgttcttccacttCAGTGAAATTCTAGATGGCAACCAGCTCCATATTTCAGATGAAGTAGAATTTACTGTGGTCCCT GATATGTTGTCTGCTCAAAGAAATCATGCTATCAGGATTAAGAAACTTCCAAAGGGCACTGTTTCATTCCACACTCAATCAGATCATCGTTTTGTGGGCACTATAGAAAAGGAAGCCACTTCTGCCAAATCCACTAGCCCAAATAAAGGCAAAGAAAAG GAAGCTGAAGAGGGAATAATTGCTTACGAAGATTGTGGGGAGAAGCTGACCATCCCCTACCAAGCTAAAGATGTGGAAGGATCTACTTCACCTCAAATAGGAGATAAG GTTGAATTTACAGTCTGTGAAGTTAAGAGAACCGGGTTGCAAACAGCTACATCTGTCAGAATGCTTGGTAGAAACTACACTTCAAAAAGACTTTTGGGATATGTTGCAACTCTAAAGGATAACTTTGGATTTATTGAAACAGCTAATCACGATAAGGAGATCTTCTTCCATTACAG TGAATTCTGCGGTGATATCGATAGCTTGGAACTTGGAGACATGGTTGAATACAGCTTATCAAAAGGCAAAGGAAACAAAGTCAGTGCAGAGAAGGTGAACAAAACACATGCAG TGAATGGCATCACGGATGAAGCTGATCCAACTGTTTACACGGGTAAAGTAATTCGCCCTCTCAggagtgtagatccaacccagaCTGAATACCAGGGAATGATTGAAGTAATGGAAGATG GAGAAATGAAAGGTGAAGTCTATCCTTTCGGAATAGTTGGCATGGCAAACAAGGGAGACTGTCTGCAAAAAGGAGAGACCGTGAAATTCCAGCTTTGTATTCTTGGTCAGAATGCTCAAACGATGGCTTGCAACATTACGCCTTTCCGTAGAGCTACTGTTGAATGTGTGAAAGATCAG tttGGTTTCATAAACTATGAAGTAGGCGATAGCAAAAAGCTCTTTTTTCATGTGAAAGAAGTTCAGGATGGTGTGGAACTGCAAGCTGGTGATGAAGTAGAATTTTCTGTCATCCTCAATCAACGCACAGGAAAATGCAGTGCCTGTAATGTGTGGCGTGTTAG TGAAGGTGCTAAGGCCGTAGCTGCTCCACGTCCTGATAGACTTGTTAATCGCTTAAAGAGCATTAATTTGGATGATGCCAGTGCTCCTCGTTTAACTGTTCTTCGTCAGCCAAGGGGACCGGATAATTCAAAG GGATTTGGTGCAGAGAGAAAGATTCGTCAAGCGGGTGTGATTGACTAA
- the CSDE1 gene encoding cold shock domain-containing protein E1 isoform X3, translating to MENHYTVSSDPLPPPAAPPPSHPLPFSSSSTSSGSKKQKRTPLYQRSMSFDPNLLHNNGHNGYPNGTSAGLRETGVIEKLLTSYGFIQCSERQARLFFHCSQYNGNLQELKVGDDVEFEVSSDRRTGKPIAIKLVKIKTETLPEERINGQVVCAVPHNLESKSPAAPGQSPTGSVCYERNGEVFYLTYTPEDVEGNVQLETGDKINFIIDTNKHTGAVSARNIMLLKKKQARCQGVVCAMKEAFGFIERGDVVKEIFFHYSEFKGDLEALQPGDDVEFTIKDRNGKEVATDVRLLPQGTVIFEDISIEHFEGTVTKVIPKVPNKNQNDPLPGRIKVDFVIPKELPFGDKDTKSKVTLLEGDHVRFNISTDRRDKLERATNIEVLPNTFQFTSEAREMGVIAAMRDGFGFIKCVDRDARMFFHFSEILDGNQLHISDEVEFTVVPDMLSAQRNHAIRIKKLPKGTVSFHTQSDHRFVGTIEKEATSAKSTSPNKGKEKEAEEGIIAYEDCGEKLTIPYQAKDVEGSTSPQIGDKVEFTVCEVKRTGLQTATSVRMLGRNYTSKRLLGYVATLKDNFGFIETANHDKEIFFHYSEFCGDIDSLELGDMVEYSLSKGKGNKVSAEKVNKTHAVNGITDEADPTVYTGKVIRPLRSVDPTQTEYQGMIEVMEDGEMKGEVYPFGIVGMANKGDCLQKGETVKFQLCILGQNAQTMACNITPFRRATVECVKDQFGFINYEVGDSKKLFFHVKEVQDGVELQAGDEVEFSVILNQRTGKCSACNVWRVSEGAKAVAAPRPDRLVNRLKSINLDDASAPRLTVLRQPRGPDNSKGFGAERKIRQAGVID from the exons ATGGAGAACCATTATACTGTGTCATCAGATCCTCTCCCCCCTCCTGCAGCTCCCCCTCCTTCTCATCCTTTACCTTTCTCTTCATCTTCTACTTCATCCGGTTCTAAAAAACAGAAGAGGACCCCTCTTTATCAAAGATCT ATGAGCTTTGATCCAAACCTTCTCCATAACAATGGACACAACGGGTACCCCAATGGTACTTCTGCAGGACTGCGTGAAACTGGGGTTATTGAAAAACTGCTGACCTCCTATGGATTCATTCAGTGTTCAGAACGCCAAGCTAGACTGTTCTTCCACTGTTCACAGTATAATGGCAACCTACAGGAGCTTAAAGTAGGAG ATGATGTTGAATTTGAAGTATCTTCTGACCGGCGAACTGGAAAACCAATTGCTATTAAATTGGTGAAGATAAAAACAGAAACATTACCTGAAGAGCGAATAAATGGACAA GTTGTGTGTGCTGTTCCTCACAACTTAGAGAGTAAGTCTCCAGCTGCCCCGGGTCAGAGTCCAACAGGGAGTGTATGCTACGAACGTAATGGG GAAGTGTTCTACTTAACTTATACCCCTGAAGATGTTGAAGGAAACGTTCAGCTGGAAACTGGagataaaataaattttattattgatACAAATAAACA TACTGGTGCTGTAAGTGCTCGTAACATTATGCTCTTGAAAAAGAAACAAGCTCGGTGTCAAGGAGTAGTTTGTGCCATGAAA GAAGCCTTTGGATTCATTGAACGGGGTGATGTTGTAAAAGAGATATTCTTTCACTATAGTGAATTTAAAGGTGACCTAGAAGCCTTACAGCCTGGAGATGATGTGGAGTTCACAATCAAAGACAGAAAT GGTAAAGAAGTTGCAACTGATGTAAGACTTTTGCCTCAAGGAACTGTTATTTTTGAAGATATCAGCATTGAACATTTTGAGGGAACAGTAACCAAAGTAATTCCGAAAGTACCCAACAAAAATCAG AATGATCCCCTGCCTGGCCGTATAAAAGTTGACTTCGTTATTCCAAAAGAGCTTCCATTTGGAGATAAAGATACAAAATCAAAGGTGACGCTGTTGGAAGGTGACCATGTTAGATTCAACATCTCAACAGATAGGCGTGACAAATTGGAAAGAGCCACTAAtattgaagttcttcctaatacttTCCAATTTACTAGCGAGGCTAGAGAAATG GGTGTGATTGCCGCAATGAGAGATGGCTTTGGTTTTATTAAATGTGTTGATAGAGAtgcccgcatgttcttccacttCAGTGAAATTCTAGATGGCAACCAGCTCCATATTTCAGATGAAGTAGAATTTACTGTGGTCCCT GATATGTTGTCTGCTCAAAGAAATCATGCTATCAGGATTAAGAAACTTCCAAAGGGCACTGTTTCATTCCACACTCAATCAGATCATCGTTTTGTGGGCACTATAGAAAAGGAAGCCACTTCTGCCAAATCCACTAGCCCAAATAAAGGCAAAGAAAAG GAAGCTGAAGAGGGAATAATTGCTTACGAAGATTGTGGGGAGAAGCTGACCATCCCCTACCAAGCTAAAGATGTGGAAGGATCTACTTCACCTCAAATAGGAGATAAG GTTGAATTTACAGTCTGTGAAGTTAAGAGAACCGGGTTGCAAACAGCTACATCTGTCAGAATGCTTGGTAGAAACTACACTTCAAAAAGACTTTTGGGATATGTTGCAACTCTAAAGGATAACTTTGGATTTATTGAAACAGCTAATCACGATAAGGAGATCTTCTTCCATTACAG TGAATTCTGCGGTGATATCGATAGCTTGGAACTTGGAGACATGGTTGAATACAGCTTATCAAAAGGCAAAGGAAACAAAGTCAGTGCAGAGAAGGTGAACAAAACACATGCAG TGAATGGCATCACGGATGAAGCTGATCCAACTGTTTACACGGGTAAAGTAATTCGCCCTCTCAggagtgtagatccaacccagaCTGAATACCAGGGAATGATTGAAGTAATGGAAGATG GAGAAATGAAAGGTGAAGTCTATCCTTTCGGAATAGTTGGCATGGCAAACAAGGGAGACTGTCTGCAAAAAGGAGAGACCGTGAAATTCCAGCTTTGTATTCTTGGTCAGAATGCTCAAACGATGGCTTGCAACATTACGCCTTTCCGTAGAGCTACTGTTGAATGTGTGAAAGATCAG tttGGTTTCATAAACTATGAAGTAGGCGATAGCAAAAAGCTCTTTTTTCATGTGAAAGAAGTTCAGGATGGTGTGGAACTGCAAGCTGGTGATGAAGTAGAATTTTCTGTCATCCTCAATCAACGCACAGGAAAATGCAGTGCCTGTAATGTGTGGCGTGTTAG TGAAGGTGCTAAGGCCGTAGCTGCTCCACGTCCTGATAGACTTGTTAATCGCTTAAAGAGCATTAATTTGGATGATGCCAGTGCTCCTCGTTTAACTGTTCTTCGTCAGCCAAGGGGACCGGATAATTCAAAG GGATTTGGTGCAGAGAGAAAGATTCGTCAAGCGGGTGTGATTGACTAA
- the CSDE1 gene encoding cold shock domain-containing protein E1 isoform X5, translating to MSFDPNLLHNNGHNGYPNGTSAGLRETGVIEKLLTSYGFIQCSERQARLFFHCSQYNGNLQELKVGDDVEFEVSSDRRTGKPIAIKLVKIKTETLPEERINGQVVCAVPHNLESKSPAAPGQSPTGSVCYERNGEVFYLTYTPEDVEGNVQLETGDKINFIIDTNKHTGAVSARNIMLLKKKQARCQGVVCAMKEAFGFIERGDVVKEIFFHYSEFKGDLEALQPGDDVEFTIKDRNGKEVATDVRLLPQGTVIFEDISIEHFEGTVTKVIPKVPNKNQNDPLPGRIKVDFVIPKELPFGDKDTKSKVTLLEGDHVRFNISTDRRDKLERATNIEVLPNTFQFTSEAREMGVIAAMRDGFGFIKCVDRDARMFFHFSEILDGNQLHISDEVEFTVVPDMLSAQRNHAIRIKKLPKGTVSFHTQSDHRFVGTIEKEATSAKSTSPNKGKEKEAEEGIIAYEDCGEKLTIPYQAKDVEGSTSPQIGDKVEFTVCEVKRTGLQTATSVRMLGRNYTSKRLLGYVATLKDNFGFIETANHDKEIFFHYSEFCGDIDSLELGDMVEYSLSKGKGNKVSAEKVNKTHAVNGITDEADPTVYTGKVIRPLRSVDPTQTEYQGMIEVMEDGEMKGEVYPFGIVGMANKGDCLQKGETVKFQLCILGQNAQTMACNITPFRRATVECVKDQFGFINYEVGDSKKLFFHVKEVQDGVELQAGDEVEFSVILNQRTGKCSACNVWRVSEGAKAVAAPRPDRLVNRLKSINLDDASAPRLTVLRQPRGPDNSKGFGAERKIRQAGVID from the exons ATGAGCTTTGATCCAAACCTTCTCCATAACAATGGACACAACGGGTACCCCAATGGTACTTCTGCAGGACTGCGTGAAACTGGGGTTATTGAAAAACTGCTGACCTCCTATGGATTCATTCAGTGTTCAGAACGCCAAGCTAGACTGTTCTTCCACTGTTCACAGTATAATGGCAACCTACAGGAGCTTAAAGTAGGAG ATGATGTTGAATTTGAAGTATCTTCTGACCGGCGAACTGGAAAACCAATTGCTATTAAATTGGTGAAGATAAAAACAGAAACATTACCTGAAGAGCGAATAAATGGACAA GTTGTGTGTGCTGTTCCTCACAACTTAGAGAGTAAGTCTCCAGCTGCCCCGGGTCAGAGTCCAACAGGGAGTGTATGCTACGAACGTAATGGG GAAGTGTTCTACTTAACTTATACCCCTGAAGATGTTGAAGGAAACGTTCAGCTGGAAACTGGagataaaataaattttattattgatACAAATAAACA TACTGGTGCTGTAAGTGCTCGTAACATTATGCTCTTGAAAAAGAAACAAGCTCGGTGTCAAGGAGTAGTTTGTGCCATGAAA GAAGCCTTTGGATTCATTGAACGGGGTGATGTTGTAAAAGAGATATTCTTTCACTATAGTGAATTTAAAGGTGACCTAGAAGCCTTACAGCCTGGAGATGATGTGGAGTTCACAATCAAAGACAGAAAT GGTAAAGAAGTTGCAACTGATGTAAGACTTTTGCCTCAAGGAACTGTTATTTTTGAAGATATCAGCATTGAACATTTTGAGGGAACAGTAACCAAAGTAATTCCGAAAGTACCCAACAAAAATCAG AATGATCCCCTGCCTGGCCGTATAAAAGTTGACTTCGTTATTCCAAAAGAGCTTCCATTTGGAGATAAAGATACAAAATCAAAGGTGACGCTGTTGGAAGGTGACCATGTTAGATTCAACATCTCAACAGATAGGCGTGACAAATTGGAAAGAGCCACTAAtattgaagttcttcctaatacttTCCAATTTACTAGCGAGGCTAGAGAAATG GGTGTGATTGCCGCAATGAGAGATGGCTTTGGTTTTATTAAATGTGTTGATAGAGAtgcccgcatgttcttccacttCAGTGAAATTCTAGATGGCAACCAGCTCCATATTTCAGATGAAGTAGAATTTACTGTGGTCCCT GATATGTTGTCTGCTCAAAGAAATCATGCTATCAGGATTAAGAAACTTCCAAAGGGCACTGTTTCATTCCACACTCAATCAGATCATCGTTTTGTGGGCACTATAGAAAAGGAAGCCACTTCTGCCAAATCCACTAGCCCAAATAAAGGCAAAGAAAAG GAAGCTGAAGAGGGAATAATTGCTTACGAAGATTGTGGGGAGAAGCTGACCATCCCCTACCAAGCTAAAGATGTGGAAGGATCTACTTCACCTCAAATAGGAGATAAG GTTGAATTTACAGTCTGTGAAGTTAAGAGAACCGGGTTGCAAACAGCTACATCTGTCAGAATGCTTGGTAGAAACTACACTTCAAAAAGACTTTTGGGATATGTTGCAACTCTAAAGGATAACTTTGGATTTATTGAAACAGCTAATCACGATAAGGAGATCTTCTTCCATTACAG TGAATTCTGCGGTGATATCGATAGCTTGGAACTTGGAGACATGGTTGAATACAGCTTATCAAAAGGCAAAGGAAACAAAGTCAGTGCAGAGAAGGTGAACAAAACACATGCAG TGAATGGCATCACGGATGAAGCTGATCCAACTGTTTACACGGGTAAAGTAATTCGCCCTCTCAggagtgtagatccaacccagaCTGAATACCAGGGAATGATTGAAGTAATGGAAGATG GAGAAATGAAAGGTGAAGTCTATCCTTTCGGAATAGTTGGCATGGCAAACAAGGGAGACTGTCTGCAAAAAGGAGAGACCGTGAAATTCCAGCTTTGTATTCTTGGTCAGAATGCTCAAACGATGGCTTGCAACATTACGCCTTTCCGTAGAGCTACTGTTGAATGTGTGAAAGATCAG tttGGTTTCATAAACTATGAAGTAGGCGATAGCAAAAAGCTCTTTTTTCATGTGAAAGAAGTTCAGGATGGTGTGGAACTGCAAGCTGGTGATGAAGTAGAATTTTCTGTCATCCTCAATCAACGCACAGGAAAATGCAGTGCCTGTAATGTGTGGCGTGTTAG TGAAGGTGCTAAGGCCGTAGCTGCTCCACGTCCTGATAGACTTGTTAATCGCTTAAAGAGCATTAATTTGGATGATGCCAGTGCTCCTCGTTTAACTGTTCTTCGTCAGCCAAGGGGACCGGATAATTCAAAG GGATTTGGTGCAGAGAGAAAGATTCGTCAAGCGGGTGTGATTGACTAA
- the CSDE1 gene encoding cold shock domain-containing protein E1 isoform X2: MASTWKEFVEFSMPSSPPTAYVSANLGNASPVGLNLSPYGQSLYEMENHYTVSSDPLPPPAAPPPSHPLPFSSSSTSSGSKKQKRTPLYQRSMSFDPNLLHNNGHNGYPNGTSAGLRETGVIEKLLTSYGFIQCSERQARLFFHCSQYNGNLQELKVGDDVEFEVSSDRRTGKPIAIKLVKIKTETLPEERINGQEVFYLTYTPEDVEGNVQLETGDKINFIIDTNKHTGAVSARNIMLLKKKQARCQGVVCAMKEAFGFIERGDVVKEIFFHYSEFKGDLEALQPGDDVEFTIKDRNGKEVATDVRLLPQGTVIFEDISIEHFEGTVTKVIPKVPNKNQNDPLPGRIKVDFVIPKELPFGDKDTKSKVTLLEGDHVRFNISTDRRDKLERATNIEVLPNTFQFTSEAREMGVIAAMRDGFGFIKCVDRDARMFFHFSEILDGNQLHISDEVEFTVVPDMLSAQRNHAIRIKKLPKGTVSFHTQSDHRFVGTIEKEATSAKSTSPNKGKEKEAEEGIIAYEDCGEKLTIPYQAKDVEGSTSPQIGDKVEFTVCEVKRTGLQTATSVRMLGRNYTSKRLLGYVATLKDNFGFIETANHDKEIFFHYSEFCGDIDSLELGDMVEYSLSKGKGNKVSAEKVNKTHAVNGITDEADPTVYTGKVIRPLRSVDPTQTEYQGMIEVMEDGEMKGEVYPFGIVGMANKGDCLQKGETVKFQLCILGQNAQTMACNITPFRRATVECVKDQFGFINYEVGDSKKLFFHVKEVQDGVELQAGDEVEFSVILNQRTGKCSACNVWRVSEGAKAVAAPRPDRLVNRLKSINLDDASAPRLTVLRQPRGPDNSKGFGAERKIRQAGVID; this comes from the exons ATGGCAAGCACCTGGAAAGAATTTGTTGAATTTTCCATGCCGTCTTCTCCCCCTACTGCATACGTTAGTGCCAACCTGGGCAATGCATCTCCAGTCGGACTGAATTTATCACCTTATGGCCAATCA CTGTATGAGATGGAGAACCATTATACTGTGTCATCAGATCCTCTCCCCCCTCCTGCAGCTCCCCCTCCTTCTCATCCTTTACCTTTCTCTTCATCTTCTACTTCATCCGGTTCTAAAAAACAGAAGAGGACCCCTCTTTATCAAAGATCT ATGAGCTTTGATCCAAACCTTCTCCATAACAATGGACACAACGGGTACCCCAATGGTACTTCTGCAGGACTGCGTGAAACTGGGGTTATTGAAAAACTGCTGACCTCCTATGGATTCATTCAGTGTTCAGAACGCCAAGCTAGACTGTTCTTCCACTGTTCACAGTATAATGGCAACCTACAGGAGCTTAAAGTAGGAG ATGATGTTGAATTTGAAGTATCTTCTGACCGGCGAACTGGAAAACCAATTGCTATTAAATTGGTGAAGATAAAAACAGAAACATTACCTGAAGAGCGAATAAATGGACAA GAAGTGTTCTACTTAACTTATACCCCTGAAGATGTTGAAGGAAACGTTCAGCTGGAAACTGGagataaaataaattttattattgatACAAATAAACA TACTGGTGCTGTAAGTGCTCGTAACATTATGCTCTTGAAAAAGAAACAAGCTCGGTGTCAAGGAGTAGTTTGTGCCATGAAA GAAGCCTTTGGATTCATTGAACGGGGTGATGTTGTAAAAGAGATATTCTTTCACTATAGTGAATTTAAAGGTGACCTAGAAGCCTTACAGCCTGGAGATGATGTGGAGTTCACAATCAAAGACAGAAAT GGTAAAGAAGTTGCAACTGATGTAAGACTTTTGCCTCAAGGAACTGTTATTTTTGAAGATATCAGCATTGAACATTTTGAGGGAACAGTAACCAAAGTAATTCCGAAAGTACCCAACAAAAATCAG AATGATCCCCTGCCTGGCCGTATAAAAGTTGACTTCGTTATTCCAAAAGAGCTTCCATTTGGAGATAAAGATACAAAATCAAAGGTGACGCTGTTGGAAGGTGACCATGTTAGATTCAACATCTCAACAGATAGGCGTGACAAATTGGAAAGAGCCACTAAtattgaagttcttcctaatacttTCCAATTTACTAGCGAGGCTAGAGAAATG GGTGTGATTGCCGCAATGAGAGATGGCTTTGGTTTTATTAAATGTGTTGATAGAGAtgcccgcatgttcttccacttCAGTGAAATTCTAGATGGCAACCAGCTCCATATTTCAGATGAAGTAGAATTTACTGTGGTCCCT GATATGTTGTCTGCTCAAAGAAATCATGCTATCAGGATTAAGAAACTTCCAAAGGGCACTGTTTCATTCCACACTCAATCAGATCATCGTTTTGTGGGCACTATAGAAAAGGAAGCCACTTCTGCCAAATCCACTAGCCCAAATAAAGGCAAAGAAAAG GAAGCTGAAGAGGGAATAATTGCTTACGAAGATTGTGGGGAGAAGCTGACCATCCCCTACCAAGCTAAAGATGTGGAAGGATCTACTTCACCTCAAATAGGAGATAAG GTTGAATTTACAGTCTGTGAAGTTAAGAGAACCGGGTTGCAAACAGCTACATCTGTCAGAATGCTTGGTAGAAACTACACTTCAAAAAGACTTTTGGGATATGTTGCAACTCTAAAGGATAACTTTGGATTTATTGAAACAGCTAATCACGATAAGGAGATCTTCTTCCATTACAG TGAATTCTGCGGTGATATCGATAGCTTGGAACTTGGAGACATGGTTGAATACAGCTTATCAAAAGGCAAAGGAAACAAAGTCAGTGCAGAGAAGGTGAACAAAACACATGCAG TGAATGGCATCACGGATGAAGCTGATCCAACTGTTTACACGGGTAAAGTAATTCGCCCTCTCAggagtgtagatccaacccagaCTGAATACCAGGGAATGATTGAAGTAATGGAAGATG GAGAAATGAAAGGTGAAGTCTATCCTTTCGGAATAGTTGGCATGGCAAACAAGGGAGACTGTCTGCAAAAAGGAGAGACCGTGAAATTCCAGCTTTGTATTCTTGGTCAGAATGCTCAAACGATGGCTTGCAACATTACGCCTTTCCGTAGAGCTACTGTTGAATGTGTGAAAGATCAG tttGGTTTCATAAACTATGAAGTAGGCGATAGCAAAAAGCTCTTTTTTCATGTGAAAGAAGTTCAGGATGGTGTGGAACTGCAAGCTGGTGATGAAGTAGAATTTTCTGTCATCCTCAATCAACGCACAGGAAAATGCAGTGCCTGTAATGTGTGGCGTGTTAG TGAAGGTGCTAAGGCCGTAGCTGCTCCACGTCCTGATAGACTTGTTAATCGCTTAAAGAGCATTAATTTGGATGATGCCAGTGCTCCTCGTTTAACTGTTCTTCGTCAGCCAAGGGGACCGGATAATTCAAAG GGATTTGGTGCAGAGAGAAAGATTCGTCAAGCGGGTGTGATTGACTAA